One genomic segment of Effusibacillus pohliae DSM 22757 includes these proteins:
- a CDS encoding YczE/YyaS/YitT family protein, with amino-acid sequence METESHTTPVQTAYLQAHRTAPKQFFSLLAVRWLVFVFGLMIMSYGIVAVVKANLGASPWDVLHLGISWNTGLSFGRVQQLVGVAILASAGLLLKKWPSLGAVANMLLVGEFCDLILRFHLVPEYESVYARIGLFTAGILIWGFGTGVYIQSNLGAGPRDWLMLALHQKTGWAIRWVRTFLEVSAVGLGIWLGGPFAWGTVAFSLTIGHATEYGLRLAKKWLGRYTERGDVA; translated from the coding sequence ATGGAAACTGAGTCGCATACTACTCCTGTGCAGACTGCGTATCTTCAGGCGCATCGGACGGCGCCAAAACAATTTTTTTCGCTGTTGGCGGTTCGTTGGCTGGTGTTTGTGTTCGGACTGATGATCATGAGCTACGGTATCGTCGCCGTGGTGAAAGCGAATTTGGGCGCCTCACCGTGGGATGTGCTGCATTTGGGGATCAGTTGGAACACGGGGCTGTCGTTCGGCAGGGTGCAGCAGCTGGTCGGTGTCGCGATTTTGGCAAGTGCTGGTCTGCTGCTGAAAAAATGGCCCTCCCTGGGTGCGGTCGCCAACATGCTGTTGGTGGGGGAGTTTTGCGATCTGATTCTGCGCTTTCACCTTGTGCCGGAGTACGAATCGGTTTACGCCCGGATCGGCTTGTTCACCGCTGGCATCCTGATTTGGGGCTTTGGCACCGGCGTCTACATCCAATCCAACCTGGGGGCCGGGCCGCGCGATTGGCTGATGCTGGCGCTGCATCAGAAAACCGGCTGGGCGATCCGTTGGGTCCGCACTTTTTTGGAAGTGTCTGCTGTAGGACTCGGTATCTGGCTGGGCGGTCCGTTTGCCTGGGGGACGGTTGCTTTTTCGCTGACGATCGGCCATGCGACCGAATACGGGTTGCGGCTGGCGAAAAAATGGCTGGGACGGTATACGGAGAGGGGAGATGTTGCATGA
- the cymR gene encoding cysteine metabolism transcriptional regulator CymR has product MKLSTKGRYGVTLMVDLALYQGEGPISLKTIAEREDLSEHYLEQLIAPLRNAGLVRSIRGAYGGYVLAKSPNEITVGDVIRVLEGPITIVDNPDDELNYLWEEVRNAINQVLDSVTLADVAERKKTGGDNFMYYI; this is encoded by the coding sequence ATGAAGCTGTCCACGAAAGGACGGTATGGCGTGACTTTGATGGTCGACCTCGCCCTGTATCAGGGGGAAGGACCGATTTCCCTGAAGACGATCGCTGAACGGGAAGATCTGTCGGAGCATTATCTGGAACAACTGATCGCGCCTTTGCGCAATGCCGGTCTGGTCCGTTCGATCCGCGGCGCGTATGGCGGCTATGTGCTGGCCAAGTCGCCGAATGAAATCACGGTCGGGGACGTCATTCGCGTCCTGGAAGGACCGATTACGATCGTTGACAATCCGGACGATGAGCTCAATTACTTGTGGGAAGAGGTGCGGAACGCGATCAATCAGGTGTTGGACTCGGTGACTTTGGCGGATGTTGCCGAGCGGAAAAAGACGGGCGGCGACAATTTTATGTATTACATTTAG